The following coding sequences are from one Liolophura sinensis isolate JHLJ2023 chromosome 12, CUHK_Ljap_v2, whole genome shotgun sequence window:
- the LOC135479796 gene encoding serine-aspartate repeat-containing protein I-like, producing MPSRLDDDPYTGLDDDASTGVDDGAYPELDAVAHTDLDDDAYTDRDDDAYTGLDDDAHTGLDDDAYTGLDDDAHTELDNDAHTGVDDDAHTDLDDDAHTDLDDDAHTDLDDGAHTDLDDGAHTDLDNDVHTDLDDGAHTDQDDDAPISLDDVARTGLDADAHTDLDDDAHTELDDGAHTDVDDCAHTDLYDGAYTGLDDDDAHTDLDDGAYTGLDDDAPTSLDDDARTALDDDAHTGLDDDAPISLDDVARTGLDGDAHTELDDGAHTDLDDCAHTDLDDGAYTDLYDDACTCLDDDIHTHIEADVHTDLDDGVYRSRW from the exons ATGCCGTCAC GCCTAGATGATGATCCTTATACAGGCCTCGATGATGATGCTTCTACAGGCGTAGATGATGGTGCTTATCCAGAGCTAGATGCTGTTGCTCATACAGACCTAGATGATGATGCTTATACAGACCGAGATGATGATGCTTATACAGGCCTAGATGATGATGCTCATACAGGCCTAGATGATGATGCTTATACAGGCCTAGATGATGATGCTCATACAGAGCTAGATAATGATGCTCATACAGGCGTAGATGATGATGCTCATACAGACCTAGATGATGATGCCCATACAGACTTAGATGATGATGCTCATACAGACCTAGATGACGGTGCTCATACAGACCTAGATGATGGTGCTCATACAGACCTAGATAATGATGTTCATACAGACCTAGATGATGGTGCTCATACAGACCAAGATGATGATGCTCCTATAAGCCTAGATGATGTTGCTCGCACAGGCCTAGATGCTGATGCTCATACAGACCTAGATGATGATGCCCATACAGAGCTAGATGATGGTGCTCATACAGACGTAGATGATTGTGCTCATACAGACCTATATGATGGTGCTTATACAGGCCTAGATGATGATGATGCTCATACAGACCTAGATGATGGTGCTTATACAGGCCTAGATGATGATGCTCCTACAAGCCTAGATGATGATGCTCGCACAGCCCTAGATGATGATGCCCATACAGGCCTAGATGATGATGCTCCTATAAGCCTAGATGATGTTGCTCGCACAGGCCTAGATGGTGATGCTCATACAGAGCTAGATGATGGTGCTCATACAGACCTAGATGATTGTGCTCATACAGACCTAGATGATGGTGCTTATACAGACCTATATGATGACGCCTGTACATGCCTAGATGATGATATTCATACACACATAGAAGCTGATGTTCATACAGACCTAGATGATGGTGTATATAGATCTAGATGGTGA